The proteins below are encoded in one region of Aquisphaera giovannonii:
- a CDS encoding M16 family metallopeptidase — MSPTAPETINQHRYPNGLVLVAESMPGVQSAAFTLLIPAGAAYEAAEGLGLGGGAATMTAEWIVRGAGDRDSRELLSALDNLGVNHGESAQTLHTSLSAATLARNLIPALEIFADVVLRPRLEEEEVEPIRALCVQNLRSLEDDPGTKVIYELRRRHFPDPWGRPSPGTVEGVSGLSGDDLRRFHRATYRPNGAILGVAGAIDWPRLRDAVGRLFGDWEPRPDPTLKEQPAGPRRDHIVRETQQIQIALAFPSDVVTSPDYYKARAAVAVLGGYSSARLFTEVREKRGLCYSVYSTYESQRDRAAILCHAGTSTDRAQQTLDVMSEELRRLARDGIQPEELETMRAGLKSSLIMAQESSMSRSSGLASDWYFLHRVRPIEEISAELDRLTPESVSEYAAGFPGTEGLTMLTLGPAPLQWPR, encoded by the coding sequence GTGAGTCCTACTGCGCCGGAGACGATCAACCAGCATCGCTACCCCAATGGTCTGGTCCTGGTCGCGGAATCCATGCCGGGCGTCCAGTCGGCGGCGTTCACGCTGCTGATACCCGCCGGGGCGGCCTACGAGGCCGCGGAAGGGCTGGGCCTCGGCGGGGGCGCGGCCACGATGACCGCGGAGTGGATCGTCCGGGGTGCGGGGGACCGCGACAGCCGGGAGCTCCTCTCCGCGCTGGACAACCTCGGCGTCAACCACGGAGAGAGCGCCCAGACCCTGCACACCAGCCTCTCGGCCGCGACGCTCGCCCGGAACCTGATCCCGGCCCTGGAGATCTTCGCCGACGTCGTCCTCCGCCCTCGCCTCGAGGAGGAGGAGGTCGAGCCCATCCGGGCCCTCTGCGTCCAGAACCTCCGCAGCCTGGAGGACGACCCGGGCACGAAGGTGATCTACGAGCTGAGGCGGCGGCACTTCCCCGACCCCTGGGGGCGGCCCTCGCCCGGGACGGTCGAGGGGGTCTCCGGCCTCTCGGGCGACGACCTGCGGCGGTTCCACCGGGCCACCTACCGCCCCAACGGCGCGATCCTGGGCGTCGCCGGCGCGATCGACTGGCCGCGGCTCCGGGACGCGGTCGGCCGCCTCTTCGGCGACTGGGAGCCCAGGCCCGACCCGACCCTCAAGGAGCAGCCGGCCGGGCCCCGCCGCGACCACATCGTCCGGGAGACCCAGCAGATCCAGATCGCCCTGGCCTTCCCCTCCGATGTCGTCACGAGCCCCGACTACTACAAGGCCCGCGCCGCCGTCGCGGTCCTCGGCGGCTACTCCTCGGCGCGGCTCTTCACCGAGGTCCGCGAGAAGCGCGGGCTCTGCTACTCGGTCTATTCGACCTACGAAAGCCAGCGCGACCGGGCCGCCATCCTCTGCCACGCGGGGACCTCGACCGACCGCGCCCAGCAGACCCTCGACGTCATGTCGGAGGAGCTCCGGCGGCTGGCACGCGACGGGATCCAGCCCGAGGAGCTGGAGACCATGCGAGCCGGGCTCAAGAGCTCGCTCATCATGGCCCAGGAGTCGAGCATGAGCCGCTCCAGCGGCCTGGCCTCGGACTGGTACTTCCTCCACCGGGTCCGCCCGATCGAGGAGATCTCGGCCGAGCTCGACAGGCTGACCCCCGAGAGCGTCTCGGAGTATGCGGCCGGGTTCCCCGGCACGGAGGGCCTGACGATGCTGACGCTGGGCCCGGCCCCGCTGCAATGGCCCCGTTGA
- a CDS encoding metallophosphoesterase family protein has protein sequence MRILVVSDIHANWAALGAIREEHDVCLCLGDLVDYGPDPVPCVRWAMGHATYSIRGNHDHGVAQGIRVVGDSGFRYLTRVSRPSMWEALGADERRYLLQLPVTQRATLAGKEFLLVHATPRDPLDEYLMKDPDVWARRLAETEADIVCVGHSHLQFNLQVGRAVVLNPGSVGLPRDGDPRAAYAIIDDNRIELKRIEYPVEEAVARVEAMPWPRRARDMMIATLRTGRLPGPADPPPGEDSTDEPPATPADPASGKE, from the coding sequence ATGCGGATCCTGGTCGTCTCGGACATCCACGCGAACTGGGCGGCGCTCGGGGCGATCCGCGAGGAGCATGACGTCTGCCTCTGCCTCGGGGACCTGGTGGATTACGGCCCCGACCCGGTCCCCTGCGTGCGATGGGCGATGGGGCACGCGACGTACTCGATCCGGGGCAATCACGACCACGGCGTCGCGCAGGGGATCCGGGTCGTCGGCGACTCCGGATTCCGGTACCTGACGCGGGTCTCACGGCCCTCGATGTGGGAGGCGCTGGGCGCGGACGAGCGGCGGTACCTGCTCCAGCTCCCGGTGACCCAGCGGGCGACCCTGGCGGGGAAGGAGTTCCTCCTGGTGCACGCCACCCCGCGCGACCCGCTCGACGAGTACCTGATGAAGGATCCGGACGTGTGGGCCCGGCGGCTGGCCGAGACGGAGGCGGACATCGTCTGCGTCGGGCACTCTCACCTCCAGTTCAACCTCCAGGTGGGCCGTGCCGTGGTCCTCAACCCGGGGAGCGTGGGCCTGCCCCGCGACGGCGACCCGCGGGCGGCGTACGCGATCATCGACGACAACCGGATCGAGCTGAAGCGGATCGAGTATCCCGTGGAGGAGGCGGTCGCTCGGGTCGAGGCGATGCCATGGCCCCGGCGAGCCAGGGACATGATGATCGCGACCCTGAGGACGGGCAGGCTGCCGGGCCCGGCCGACCCGCCCCCCGGCGAGGACTCGACGGACGAACCGCCCGCGACCCCCGCGGATCCGGCGTCGGGGAAGGAATGA
- a CDS encoding universal stress protein: MVRSILVGLDGSDFSKSAVEMGIALSRRTGALLVGLGIVDEPTIRELEPSLIAGGVPYAEPMLFRERVDHARREVEGFLADFSVRCARAGVPCKLLEDRGYPDERIELESQRYDLILLGRQSRFRFETQEGYDDTTNRILKTSPRPVIVVPADLPVVPDEPGRPVLVAYDGSVQASRALHEFRTSGLAASSPVVVASVHVDAVEAARIAERAIDYLRFHDVKAEAQPIASRLPASRLLVSECELRGAWMIVMGCYGQSGFREFFLGSVTRNLLRESPVPLFLFH, encoded by the coding sequence ATGGTACGCTCCATCCTGGTGGGACTCGACGGGTCGGATTTCAGCAAGAGTGCGGTGGAGATGGGGATCGCCCTGTCGCGGCGGACGGGCGCTCTGCTCGTGGGCCTCGGGATCGTGGACGAGCCCACCATCCGGGAGCTCGAGCCCAGCCTGATCGCCGGCGGCGTGCCTTACGCCGAGCCGATGCTCTTCCGGGAGAGGGTCGATCACGCCCGCCGCGAGGTCGAGGGCTTCCTCGCCGACTTCTCCGTCCGATGCGCCCGGGCGGGAGTGCCGTGCAAGCTCCTGGAGGACCGGGGATACCCCGACGAGCGGATCGAGCTCGAGTCGCAGCGTTACGACCTGATCCTCCTCGGCCGGCAGAGCCGCTTCCGGTTCGAGACGCAGGAGGGATACGACGACACGACCAACCGCATCCTCAAGACGAGCCCGCGGCCGGTCATCGTCGTCCCCGCCGATCTCCCGGTCGTGCCCGATGAGCCCGGCCGTCCCGTCCTCGTGGCGTACGACGGCAGCGTGCAGGCCTCGCGGGCGCTCCATGAGTTCCGGACCTCGGGCCTTGCGGCCTCGAGCCCGGTCGTCGTGGCGAGCGTCCATGTCGACGCCGTCGAGGCGGCCCGCATCGCCGAGCGTGCGATCGATTACCTGCGGTTCCACGACGTCAAGGCGGAGGCCCAGCCCATCGCCAGCCGGCTGCCCGCATCGCGGCTGCTCGTCTCCGAGTGCGAGCTCCGCGGGGCGTGGATGATCGTCATGGGGTGCTACGGCCAGTCGGGATTCCGGGAGTTCTTCCTCGGCTCGGTGACGCGGAATCTCCTGCGCGAGAGCCCGGTCCCGCTGTTCCTCTTCCACTGA
- a CDS encoding cobalamin-binding protein, whose translation MRIVSLLPSITELVCALGHRESLVGVTHECDYPPGVESLPFLTRNTIHAGASSAEIDELVSAQTQGLYELDENLLGQLAPDLILTQEQCDVCAVNEETVRECASRLPGGPAVESFNPTDLDSVFAMFRRVGDLLDERAEAESLIAGFKLTAGEVAKRTKGRQGPPPRVLLIEWLDPPFSGGHWNPELIEKAGGEEVLGATGIPSRRLTWKQVAASRPDVVIVAPCGFTLGRAERDLRELDARPEWRALPAVRNGRVVLADGSAYFSRPGPRLETSLRIAAAAIDPERCSDLAPPPGQGWLPRPARD comes from the coding sequence ATGAGGATCGTCAGCCTCCTGCCCTCGATCACGGAGCTCGTCTGCGCGCTCGGGCATCGCGAGTCGCTCGTGGGGGTGACCCACGAGTGCGACTACCCGCCGGGCGTCGAGTCGCTCCCGTTCCTCACGCGGAACACGATCCACGCCGGGGCCAGCAGCGCCGAGATCGACGAGCTGGTCTCCGCCCAGACGCAGGGGCTCTACGAGCTGGACGAGAATCTGCTCGGGCAACTCGCCCCGGACCTGATCCTCACCCAGGAGCAGTGCGACGTCTGCGCCGTGAACGAGGAGACGGTCCGCGAGTGCGCCTCGCGCCTGCCGGGCGGCCCGGCCGTCGAGAGCTTCAACCCGACCGACCTGGACTCGGTGTTCGCGATGTTCCGCCGGGTGGGCGACCTCCTCGACGAGCGTGCCGAGGCGGAGTCGCTGATCGCCGGGTTCAAGCTCACGGCCGGGGAGGTCGCAAAGCGGACGAAGGGCCGGCAGGGCCCCCCGCCCCGCGTACTCCTGATCGAATGGCTCGATCCCCCCTTCAGCGGCGGCCACTGGAACCCGGAGCTGATCGAGAAGGCCGGCGGCGAGGAGGTGCTGGGGGCGACGGGCATCCCCTCGCGGCGGCTCACCTGGAAGCAGGTCGCGGCGAGCCGGCCCGACGTCGTGATCGTGGCCCCCTGCGGATTCACGCTCGGGCGGGCCGAGCGAGACTTGCGGGAGCTCGACGCCCGGCCCGAATGGCGGGCACTCCCGGCGGTCCGGAACGGCCGCGTGGTCCTCGCGGATGGTTCCGCCTACTTCTCCCGGCCGGGGCCCCGGCTGGAGACCTCCCTCCGGATCGCCGCCGCGGCCATCGATCCCGAGCGTTGCTCCGACCTGGCGCCGCCCCCGGGCCAGGGCTGGCTCCCGCGGCCGGCCCGCGACTGA
- a CDS encoding M16 family metallopeptidase codes for MTFHHATLDNGLEVIAELNDQAHSVAAGFFVKAGSRDESGDVAGVSHFLEHMTFKGTERRDALAVNRDFDRVGAKHNAQTSEEDTFYHVTCLPEYLPASFDVLSDILRPTLREEDFETEKQVIIEEIRMYLDNPMSVAYEAAKTAHFGRHPLGNSILGSVQSITDMKVGAMRSYFRDRYCPSNIVLGFAGRGRWEDLLDLARARCGGWEGGSTTRQADPVRGTGAFQKILRDEDLQQTVVGVSDAPPLEAEDRYAAHLLATVLGDHTGSRLYWTLIDPGLADGAGLSYQDYNQAGTFFTFLSCEPEETGANLARIAGVYRDVMESGVTPEELEQAKNKVLARSVLRSERPMGRLASLGFHWMYRRAYLTVDQELDAFSRVTPADLRRVLEQYPLWPMTVVSVGPTDELDVPE; via the coding sequence ATGACGTTCCACCACGCGACGCTGGACAACGGGCTCGAGGTCATCGCCGAGCTGAACGACCAGGCCCATTCGGTGGCCGCGGGCTTCTTCGTGAAGGCCGGCAGCCGCGACGAGTCGGGCGACGTGGCCGGCGTCTCACACTTCCTCGAGCACATGACCTTCAAGGGCACGGAACGCCGCGACGCCCTGGCGGTCAATCGCGACTTCGACCGCGTCGGGGCCAAGCACAACGCCCAGACGTCCGAGGAGGACACGTTCTATCACGTGACCTGCCTGCCGGAATACCTGCCCGCCTCGTTCGACGTCCTCTCGGACATCCTCCGCCCGACACTCCGAGAGGAGGACTTCGAGACCGAGAAGCAGGTGATCATCGAAGAGATCCGGATGTACCTGGACAACCCGATGTCCGTCGCCTACGAGGCCGCGAAGACCGCACACTTCGGCCGGCACCCCCTGGGCAACAGCATCCTCGGCAGCGTCCAGTCGATCACGGACATGAAGGTCGGGGCGATGCGCTCCTACTTCCGCGACCGCTACTGCCCGTCGAACATCGTCCTCGGCTTCGCCGGCCGCGGGCGATGGGAGGACCTTCTGGACCTGGCCAGGGCCCGTTGCGGGGGCTGGGAAGGCGGCTCCACGACACGCCAGGCCGACCCCGTCCGGGGCACGGGCGCCTTCCAGAAGATCCTCCGCGACGAGGACCTCCAGCAGACCGTCGTCGGGGTCTCCGACGCCCCGCCCCTGGAGGCCGAGGACCGCTACGCCGCCCACCTCCTGGCGACCGTCCTGGGGGACCACACCGGCTCGCGGCTCTACTGGACGCTCATCGACCCCGGCCTGGCCGACGGCGCTGGCCTCTCGTACCAGGACTACAACCAGGCCGGCACGTTCTTCACCTTCCTGAGCTGCGAGCCCGAGGAGACCGGGGCCAACCTCGCCCGGATCGCCGGGGTCTACCGCGACGTCATGGAGTCCGGGGTGACGCCCGAGGAGCTCGAGCAGGCCAAGAACAAGGTCCTCGCGCGATCGGTCCTCCGGAGCGAGCGGCCGATGGGCCGGCTGGCGTCGCTCGGCTTCCACTGGATGTACCGCCGCGCCTACCTCACCGTCGATCAGGAGCTGGACGCCTTCTCCCGCGTCACGCCGGCCGACCTCCGCCGGGTGCTCGAGCAGTATCCCCTCTGGCCGATGACCGTCGTGTCAGTCGGCCCCACCGACGAGCTGGACGTGCCGGAGTGA
- a CDS encoding coagulation factor 5/8 type domain-containing protein gives MLTLPLTAGAQPPTAPDLGPNVLVFDPSMPAAAIQAKLDAVFREQESSQFGEGRYAYLFRPGTYDLDVNLGFYTQAIGLGAKPDDVVIRGSVHSEADWMKGNATCTFWRGAENLSVLPTTPAPIHFAVSQGTSFRRVHVRGDVDLWDGGWSSGGFLADSRVDGRVNSGSQQQWLSRNAEWARWSGANWNMVFVGVTNPPSEPWPRKPYTVIAETPRIREKPFLVTDERGLLAVRVPSLRASPSKGVSWSGGEDRGTTVSLDRFHVARAGKDTAATINSALGAGKHLLLTPGVYHLDEAIRVSRPGTVVLGLGIATLVPDRGTLAMVVDDVDGVTLCGFMVDAGKATSPALLRVGTPGKKDHAGDPTLLADVYCRVGGATVGSADACILMDSDDVIGDNLWIWRADHGAGAKWDVNRAKNGLIVGGDRVTIYGLFVEHFQEYQTLWKGEDGRVFFYQCELPYDAPTQDAWRHDGVNGFAAYKVADGVARHEAHGLGVYGVFLHSPTKCENALETPEGPGIRIHHVISVWITGRPGTETTHIRNGKGPAVNASRRTALTED, from the coding sequence TTGCTCACCCTGCCCCTCACCGCGGGCGCGCAGCCGCCGACCGCCCCGGACCTCGGCCCCAACGTGCTGGTCTTCGACCCGTCGATGCCGGCCGCGGCGATCCAGGCGAAGCTCGACGCCGTCTTCCGGGAGCAGGAATCCAGCCAGTTCGGCGAGGGGCGGTACGCGTACCTGTTCCGGCCCGGGACGTACGACCTGGACGTGAACCTCGGGTTCTACACCCAGGCGATCGGGCTGGGGGCGAAGCCCGACGACGTCGTCATCCGGGGCTCGGTCCACTCCGAGGCGGACTGGATGAAGGGCAACGCGACGTGCACCTTCTGGCGGGGCGCGGAGAACCTGTCCGTGCTCCCCACAACGCCCGCCCCGATCCACTTCGCGGTCTCGCAGGGGACCTCGTTCCGCCGGGTCCACGTCCGCGGCGACGTCGACCTCTGGGACGGCGGCTGGTCGAGCGGCGGCTTCCTCGCCGACTCCCGGGTGGACGGCCGCGTCAACTCGGGCTCGCAGCAGCAATGGCTCTCGCGCAACGCCGAGTGGGCGCGATGGTCCGGCGCCAACTGGAACATGGTCTTCGTCGGCGTGACGAACCCGCCGTCCGAGCCATGGCCGCGGAAGCCCTACACCGTCATCGCGGAGACCCCGCGGATCCGCGAGAAGCCGTTCCTCGTCACCGACGAACGCGGTCTGCTCGCCGTCCGCGTCCCGTCGCTCCGGGCCTCGCCCTCGAAGGGCGTGAGCTGGTCGGGCGGCGAGGATCGCGGCACCACGGTCTCCCTCGACCGGTTCCACGTCGCGAGGGCCGGGAAGGACACCGCGGCGACCATCAACTCCGCGCTCGGGGCGGGCAAGCACCTGCTGCTGACGCCGGGCGTCTACCACCTCGACGAGGCCATCCGCGTGTCGAGGCCGGGCACCGTCGTCCTGGGCCTCGGGATCGCGACGCTCGTCCCGGACCGGGGGACCCTCGCGATGGTCGTGGACGACGTGGACGGCGTCACGCTCTGCGGCTTCATGGTCGACGCGGGCAAGGCGACGTCCCCGGCCCTCCTCCGGGTCGGCACCCCGGGCAAGAAGGACCACGCGGGCGACCCGACCCTGCTCGCCGACGTCTACTGCCGGGTCGGCGGCGCGACCGTCGGGTCCGCGGACGCCTGCATCCTCATGGATTCCGACGACGTGATCGGCGACAACCTCTGGATCTGGCGGGCGGACCACGGCGCCGGGGCGAAGTGGGACGTCAACCGGGCGAAGAACGGCCTGATCGTGGGCGGCGACCGCGTGACGATCTACGGCCTCTTCGTCGAGCACTTCCAGGAGTACCAGACGCTCTGGAAAGGGGAGGACGGCCGGGTCTTCTTCTACCAGTGCGAGCTGCCCTACGATGCCCCGACGCAGGACGCCTGGCGGCACGACGGCGTCAACGGCTTCGCCGCGTATAAGGTCGCCGACGGCGTCGCCCGCCACGAGGCCCACGGGCTGGGCGTCTACGGGGTCTTCCTGCACTCGCCCACGAAGTGCGAGAACGCCCTCGAGACGCCGGAGGGTCCCGGTATCCGGATTCATCACGTCATCTCGGTCTGGATCACCGGCAGGCCCGGGACCGAGACCACGCACATCCGCAACGGCAAGGGGCCGGCCGTGAATGCGTCGCGGCGGACGGCGTTGACGGAGGATTGA
- a CDS encoding citrate synthase, with product MTRHATLMFEGKQIELPVIEGSEGELAVDISQLRAKTGLITLDPGFGNTGACTSAITFIDGEKGILRYRGIPIEQLAENSSFTETAWLLIHGRLPQRQELDLFREQLNRHAPLHEAFKHHFEGFLVDAPPMAMLSAMINTLSCFPRRWNTATPAGPDEEFYEEAARLISKVRTIAAYSYRRSMGLPFIYPDPKLPYVANFLHMMFSMPYEQHMASPEVVEALNLILLLHADHEQNCSTSTVRVVGSSQANLFASCAAAVGALWGPLHGGANVAVLEMLSKIHHGGISADQAIKLAKDPKSGFRLMGFGHRVYKNFDPRAIILKRSADRVLSQLGVNDPLLDVARQLEEKALTDPYFVERKLYPNVDFYSGIIMRAIGIPLNMFTVIFAIGRMPGWIAQWAEQHADPKARIARPRQVYIGNTISDYVPIDDRR from the coding sequence ATGACTCGGCACGCAACCCTGATGTTCGAAGGCAAGCAGATCGAATTGCCGGTCATCGAGGGGTCCGAAGGTGAACTCGCCGTCGACATCTCCCAACTCCGCGCGAAGACCGGCCTGATCACCCTCGACCCGGGGTTCGGCAACACGGGGGCCTGCACCAGCGCCATCACGTTCATCGACGGCGAGAAGGGGATCCTCCGCTATCGCGGCATCCCGATCGAGCAGCTCGCGGAGAACTCGAGCTTCACCGAGACGGCCTGGCTGCTGATCCACGGCCGGCTCCCCCAGCGTCAGGAGCTGGACCTCTTCCGCGAGCAGCTCAATCGGCACGCCCCGCTCCACGAGGCCTTCAAGCACCACTTCGAGGGGTTCCTGGTCGACGCCCCCCCCATGGCGATGCTGTCCGCCATGATCAACACGCTCTCCTGCTTCCCCAGGCGCTGGAACACCGCGACGCCCGCCGGCCCTGACGAGGAGTTCTACGAGGAGGCCGCCCGGCTGATCAGCAAGGTGAGGACGATCGCGGCCTACTCGTATCGCCGATCGATGGGCCTGCCGTTCATCTACCCGGACCCCAAGCTGCCGTACGTCGCGAACTTCCTGCACATGATGTTCTCGATGCCCTACGAGCAGCACATGGCGAGCCCGGAGGTCGTGGAGGCCCTGAACCTCATCCTCCTGCTCCACGCCGACCACGAGCAGAATTGCAGCACCTCCACGGTCCGCGTCGTCGGCTCCAGCCAGGCGAACCTCTTCGCCTCGTGCGCCGCGGCGGTCGGGGCCCTCTGGGGCCCGCTGCACGGGGGGGCCAACGTGGCGGTCCTGGAGATGCTCAGCAAGATCCACCACGGCGGCATCTCCGCGGACCAGGCCATCAAGCTGGCGAAGGACCCCAAGAGCGGGTTCCGGCTCATGGGGTTCGGCCACCGGGTCTACAAGAACTTCGACCCCCGGGCGATCATCCTCAAGCGGTCCGCCGATCGGGTCCTCTCCCAGCTCGGCGTCAACGACCCGCTCCTCGACGTGGCCCGGCAGCTCGAGGAGAAGGCGCTCACCGACCCCTACTTCGTCGAGCGCAAGCTGTACCCGAACGTGGACTTCTACAGCGGCATCATCATGCGGGCCATCGGCATCCCCCTGAACATGTTCACCGTGATCTTCGCGATCGGCCGGATGCCGGGCTGGATCGCCCAGTGGGCGGAGCAGCACGCCGACCCCAAGGCCAGGATCGCGCGTCCGCGGCAGGTCTACATCGGGAATACGATCTCGGACTATGTGCCCATCGATGATCGCAGGTAA
- a CDS encoding serine/threonine-protein kinase, with amino-acid sequence MSPPGREKPCPPPGRFWEAVLRGSWTDAERDHVAGCPNCRAMEGRLRAALAGARETAPASLASDDHGGEEPPVASGTTGIELSRSPESADRDGGSEPDPAPAPAPGRIPVAADPGRGALNRLGRYVLVRKLAEGGMSSVYEAHDSELSRTVALKVCPAFLGLSNAPRLDRFLREARVAAGLDHPALLPIYEVGRAGESLYIASRFVDGTDLHRRIAAQGPLPWPEAVAIVEQVALAVGHAHERGIIHRDIKPSNILLDREGKPYLADFGLARSFQDGQDVSLTREGVIVGTPTYMAPEQAMGQVDLQGPGMDIYGLGATLYALLTGGPPFRGSNAIDTIRRAVETDPAPPRAINTAIPRDLDLVCMKAMARDPRLRYPSARALADDLRSILAGTPLPQPRGRLSPRGRLAPAGRHRLRWALAAASLGPMLLLLPRILPQRTRPLVEASGTPPQVSVPGPGPLPDAEAGGEGLAAEIEAHGLRLLREAEREFQSDGGRGRSRRDLVLALIRRGDCLALRGGPSAAVSPYLRALDLLKSLRAHEPDEPRHRDELAGMYGLAIAALRAAGREGDAKALDREAAALP; translated from the coding sequence ATGTCTCCCCCCGGCAGGGAGAAGCCGTGCCCACCGCCCGGGCGATTCTGGGAAGCCGTCCTCCGGGGCTCCTGGACCGACGCCGAGCGGGACCACGTCGCCGGGTGTCCGAACTGTCGGGCCATGGAGGGCCGGCTGCGGGCCGCGCTCGCCGGGGCCCGCGAGACCGCCCCCGCCTCGCTCGCCTCGGATGACCATGGCGGCGAGGAGCCCCCCGTCGCGTCCGGCACCACCGGGATCGAGCTCAGCCGCTCGCCGGAATCGGCCGATCGCGATGGCGGATCCGAGCCCGATCCCGCCCCGGCCCCGGCCCCGGGCCGCATCCCCGTCGCCGCCGACCCCGGGCGAGGCGCCCTCAACCGCCTGGGACGCTACGTCCTGGTCCGCAAGCTGGCCGAAGGCGGCATGTCCTCGGTCTACGAGGCCCACGACAGCGAGCTGAGCCGGACCGTGGCCCTGAAGGTCTGCCCCGCGTTCCTCGGCCTCTCCAACGCACCGCGGCTCGACCGCTTCCTCCGCGAGGCGAGGGTCGCCGCCGGCCTCGACCACCCTGCCCTCCTGCCCATCTACGAGGTCGGGCGTGCCGGCGAGAGCCTGTACATCGCCAGCCGGTTCGTGGACGGCACCGACCTCCACCGGAGGATCGCCGCGCAGGGGCCGCTCCCCTGGCCCGAGGCCGTCGCCATCGTGGAGCAGGTCGCGCTGGCCGTCGGCCACGCCCACGAACGGGGGATCATCCACCGCGACATCAAGCCTTCGAACATCCTCCTGGACCGGGAAGGCAAGCCGTACCTCGCGGACTTCGGCCTCGCCCGCTCGTTCCAGGACGGGCAGGACGTCTCGCTCACCCGCGAGGGCGTGATCGTCGGGACGCCCACCTACATGGCCCCGGAGCAGGCCATGGGCCAGGTGGACCTCCAGGGCCCGGGCATGGACATCTACGGCCTGGGCGCCACGCTCTACGCGCTGCTGACCGGCGGCCCCCCGTTCCGCGGGTCCAACGCCATCGACACGATCCGCCGGGCGGTCGAGACCGACCCGGCGCCCCCGCGGGCGATCAACACGGCGATCCCCCGCGACCTGGACCTCGTCTGCATGAAGGCGATGGCCCGCGACCCGAGGCTCCGGTATCCCTCCGCCCGGGCCCTGGCCGACGACCTGCGATCGATCCTCGCGGGCACCCCCCTGCCCCAGCCCCGGGGGCGGCTCTCGCCGCGAGGCCGCCTCGCCCCGGCGGGCCGCCACCGGCTGCGCTGGGCGCTCGCCGCCGCGTCGCTCGGCCCGATGCTCCTGCTCCTGCCCCGGATCCTGCCGCAGCGGACGCGGCCCCTCGTCGAGGCGAGCGGCACGCCGCCCCAGGTGAGCGTGCCCGGGCCCGGGCCACTCCCCGACGCCGAGGCGGGCGGCGAGGGCCTCGCCGCCGAGATCGAGGCCCACGGGCTCCGGCTCCTCCGGGAGGCCGAGCGGGAATTCCAGAGCGACGGAGGTCGCGGACGATCCCGGCGCGATCTCGTCCTGGCGCTCATCAGGCGCGGCGACTGCCTGGCCCTCCGGGGAGGGCCTTCCGCCGCGGTCTCCCCCTATCTCAGGGCGCTCGACCTCCTCAAATCGTTGCGAGCCCACGAGCCCGACGAGCCCCGCCATCGCGACGAGCTGGCCGGGATGTACGGCCTCGCCATCGCCGCCCTCCGCGCCGCGGGGCGTGAAGGCGATGCGAAGGCCCTGGACCGGGAGGCCGCCGCCCTGCCTTGA
- a CDS encoding 1-acyl-sn-glycerol-3-phosphate acyltransferase, with product MGWGDTGAMTVLLYVAAALAGGLVLLVAFLFSLHWLVQPLLRLILSARYRFVVLGAGNVPRRGAALVAMNHISWLDGPMLAATCPRRGNALVGEAYVDVPLLGRWARWIGLVPVPSSGPRARRVLIEECRKLLDRGEVLGLFPEAQISRNGLTGPFHRGLEVILAGREDVAVIPAFIHNMWGSNFSFSGGRFFGKKRQGLRRPVVIAFGPPVPRPVTLFAVRQAVLEAGVAAVEGLGCGRPALETIDPALGHLEHPELGPLTGSTPDIVHGGVSQAGRKEGSVGRPLPGVAIRAVDDSGAAVDPGVSGRLEARVAGRPGWRATGWEGSVDADGFVRIRRE from the coding sequence GTGGGGTGGGGTGACACCGGGGCCATGACCGTCCTCCTCTACGTGGCGGCCGCCCTCGCGGGCGGCCTGGTGCTGCTGGTCGCGTTCCTGTTCTCGCTGCACTGGCTCGTGCAGCCGCTCCTGCGGCTGATCCTCTCGGCCAGGTATCGGTTCGTGGTCCTCGGGGCGGGCAACGTGCCGAGGCGGGGCGCGGCGCTGGTCGCGATGAACCACATATCCTGGCTCGACGGGCCGATGCTGGCGGCGACGTGCCCCCGGCGGGGGAATGCCCTGGTGGGGGAGGCGTACGTGGACGTGCCCCTGCTGGGCCGGTGGGCCCGCTGGATCGGCCTGGTGCCGGTGCCGTCGTCCGGGCCGAGGGCGCGTCGGGTCCTGATCGAGGAGTGCCGCAAGCTGCTGGACCGGGGCGAGGTGCTGGGCCTCTTCCCGGAGGCCCAGATCAGCCGCAACGGCCTCACCGGGCCGTTCCACCGGGGGCTGGAGGTGATCCTCGCCGGGCGCGAAGACGTGGCCGTGATCCCGGCGTTCATCCACAACATGTGGGGGAGCAACTTCAGCTTCTCGGGGGGGCGGTTCTTCGGGAAGAAGCGGCAGGGGCTGCGGCGGCCGGTCGTGATCGCCTTCGGCCCGCCGGTGCCCCGGCCGGTCACGCTCTTCGCGGTGCGGCAGGCCGTCCTCGAGGCGGGCGTCGCCGCGGTCGAGGGCCTGGGGTGCGGGCGGCCGGCCCTGGAGACGATCGACCCGGCGCTCGGCCATCTGGAACATCCCGAGCTCGGCCCGCTGACGGGCTCGACGCCGGACATCGTCCACGGGGGCGTGAGCCAGGCCGGCCGGAAGGAGGGGAGCGTGGGTCGTCCCCTGCCGGGGGTGGCGATCCGGGCGGTGGACGACTCGGGCGCCGCCGTCGACCCGGGCGTGTCGGGGCGGCTCGAGGCCCGCGTCGCGGGGCGCCCGGGCTGGCGGGCGACCGGCTGGGAAGGCTCGGTGGACGCGGACGGCTTCGTGCGGATCCGCCGTGAGTGA